Proteins from one Salvelinus sp. IW2-2015 linkage group LG9, ASM291031v2, whole genome shotgun sequence genomic window:
- the LOC111968710 gene encoding LOW QUALITY PROTEIN: NLR family CARD domain-containing protein 3-like (The sequence of the model RefSeq protein was modified relative to this genomic sequence to represent the inferred CDS: deleted 1 base in 1 codon) — MSLSGEKEEGGTASKMSLCGELDSTNVTESPIQKERPVSPVPSCLSMKSDKSMGHPIEFQRRDVSTDHKNQMERPDSSTPSCVSMQSVKSIGHPIEFRDITIRQRDKKKRSESEVPTGQSAQSHQTDLSSIFRLVEKNAIALVKRELKKFKKILCPDLPECFESQMEDKELVDAEDVEQESIPREGALKITLHILRKMNQKELADTLENSLLGELAVCKNKLKSNLKRKCECVFEGIAKQGNPTLLNKIYTELYITEGGSGEVNKEHEVRQIETTSKRPAAQEKAIKCNDIFESLPGQDKHIRTVLTKGVAGIGKTISVQKFILDWAEGRANHNIQLIFPLPFRELNLMKDKKYSLMELLHHFFNETAESEISNFDKCKVLFAFDGLDECRLPLDFNNNEGCCDVTESTSVDVLLTNLIKGNLLPSALLWITSRPAAANQIPPEYVDQVTEVRGFNDLQKEEYFKKRFSDENLASRIITHMKTSRSLYIMCHIPVFSWISATVLEKLGEAQSGEMPKTLTEMYNHFLICNILRKTQKYPEGPEKAETDSQMKADAEMILKLGKLAFQQLEKGNLIFYEEDLRECSIDVTEASVYSGVCTQIFREESGLYQEKVYCFVHLSIQEFLAAVYVFVTFNNDNVNLMAEPETTTRILQMSEDTSATILHKSAVDKALQSGNGHLDLFLRFLLGLSMESNHTHLLDLLIQTRNRSQTNEETVKYIKEKIRQNPSPERCINLFHCLNELNDHSLVEEIQSYLSSGSLSEAELSPAQWSALVFVLLTSEEELEVFDLKKYSKSEEGLLRLLPVVKASSTALLNGCNLTERCCEPLASLLSSTSSQLRVLDLTDNNLKDSGVKLLSAGLESPHCKLEKLRLSFCVVTEEGCASLASALRTNPSHLKELDLSYNHPGDFGVKLLTAVRGDPNCRLKKLSVDHNEECYLKSALKKYACELTLDPNTAHNDMTLSENNRKVTRLEDEQSYPDHPERFLFWKQVLCRERLTGRCYWEMEWRGLEAHIGVAYHGLDRQGRGDECGLGYNDNSWALSCYKNYFTTRHDKTPTTIPIPPSSTNRVGVYLDWSAGTLSFYSVSSDTLTHLHTFHTTFIEPLYLGFGFGVMIPQCPCAR; from the exons atgagtctctctggggagaaagaggaggggggcactgcctctaaaatgagtctctgtGGAGAACTTGACTCCACCAATGTAACAGAAAG CCCAATCCAGAAGGAGAGACCAGTCTCACCTGTACCCAGCTGcctgtccatgaagagtgacaagTCAATGGGGcatccaatagagttccagaggAGAGATGTTTCTACTGATCACAA GAACCAGATGGAGAGACCAGACTCCTCTacacccagctgtgtgtccatgcagAGTGTCAAGTCTATCGGGCATCCAATAGAGTTCAGAGACATCACCATAAGACAACG aGACAAAAAGAAGAGATCAGAGTCAGAAGTTCCCACTGGCCAGTCTGcccagagtcatcaaacagacctgTCTTCCATATTCAGG TTGGTTGAAAAAAATGCCATTGCTTTGGTAAAACGGGAGCTGAAGAAGTTCAAGAAGATTCTGTGTCCAGATCTCCCAGAATGCTTTGAGAGTCAGATGGAGGATAAGGAATTGGTGGACGCTGAAGATGTGGAGCAGGAGAGCATTCCCAGAGAGGGGGCGCTGAAGATCACATTGCACATTctgaggaaaatgaaccagaaggagcttgctgacacactggagaaCA GTCTTCTAGGTGAGCTTGCTGtgtgtaaaaataaactcaaatccAATCTGAAGAGgaaatgtgaatgtgtgtttgaggGGATAGctaaacaaggaaacccaacacttctcaataagatctacacagagctctacatcacagagggtggaaGTGGAGAGGTCAATAAAGAACACGAGGtgagacagattgagacaacaTCCAAGAGACCAGCAGCACAAGAAAAAGCAATCAAATGCAACGACATCTTTGAATCCTTACCTGGACAAGACAAACATATCAGAACTGTGTTGACGAAGGGAGTCGCTGGCATCGGGAAAACGAtctctgtgcagaagttcattctggactgggctgaaggaagagcAAATCACAATATCCAATTAATCTTTCCTCTACCTTTTCGGGAGCTGAATTTGATGAAAGATAAGAAATACAGCTTGATGGAACTTCTTCATCACTTTTTCAATGAAACCGCAGAATCTGAAATCTCTAACTTTGACAAATGCAAGGTTCTGTTTGCctttgatggtctggatgagtgTCGACTTCCTCTAGACTTCAACAACAACGAGGGCTGTTGTGATGTCACAGAATCAACCTCAGTGGACGTGCTGCTGACAAACCTAATCAAGGGcaatctgcttccctctgctctcctctggataacCTCCAGACCTGCAGCTGCCAATCAGATCCCACCTGAGTATGTTgaccaggtgacagaggtacgagggttcaatgacctacagaaggaggagtacttcaagaagagattcagtgatgagaacCTGGCCAGCAGAATCATCACACACATGAAGACATCAAGGAGCCTCTACATCATGTGCCACATACCAGTCTTCAGTTGGATCTCTGCCACAGTTCTAGAGAAGCTGGGGGAAGCACAGAGTGGAGAGATGCCCAAGACTCTGACTGAAATGTACAACCACTTCCTGATCTGCAACATACTGcgcaaaacacagaaatatccaGAGGGACCAGAGAAAGCTGAGACAgattcacagatgaaagcagatgCAGAGATGATTCTAAAACTGGGGAAACTAGCCTTTCAACAGCTGGAGAAAGGCAATCTGATCTTCTATGAGGAAGACCTGAGAGAGTGTAGCATCGATGTCACAGAAGCTTCAGTGTACTCGGGAGTGTGCACACAGATCTTCAGAGAGGAGAGTGGGCTGTACCAGGAGAAGGTGTACTGCTTTGTGCATCTGAGCATCCAGGAGTTTCTTGctgctgtgtatgtgtttgtcacATTCAACAATGACAATGTAAATCTAATGGCAGAACCTGAAACCACTACCAGAATACTTCAGATGTCTGAAGACACGTCTGCAACCATCCTCCACAAGAGTGCTGTTGACAAGGCCTTACAGAGTGGGAATGGACACCTGGACCTGTTCCTCCGGTTCCTTCTCGGCCTCTCAATGGAGTCCAATCACACTCACTTACTAGACCTATTGATACAGACAAGAAACCGCTCACAGACCAATGAGGAAACAGTCAAGTACATCAAGGAGAAGATCAGGCAAAATCCCTCTCCAGAGAGGtgcatcaatctgttccactgtctgaacgaactgaatgaccattctctagtggaaGAGATCCAAAGCTACCTGAGCTCAGGAAGTCTCTCAGAAGCTGAACTCTCacctgcacagtggtcagctctggttTTTGTGTTACTGACTTCAGAAGAGGAGCTGGAggtgtttgacctgaagaaatactcAAAATCAGAGGAAGGTCTTCTTAGGCTGCTGCCAGTTGTCAAAGCCTCCAGTACAGCTCT GCTGAATGGATGCAACCTTACAGAGCGATGCTGTGAACCATTAGCCTCACTTCTCAGCTCAACCTCTTCACAGCTGAGAGTGCTTGACTTGACTGACAACAACCTGAAAGATTctggagtgaagctgctctctgctggactggagagTCCACACTGTAAACTAGAGAAACTGAG GTTGTCATTCTGTGTGGTCACAGAGGAAGGTTGTGCGTCATTGGCTTCAGCTTTGAGAACAAACCCCTCCCATCTGaaagagctggacctgagctacaatcacccaggcGATTTCGGAGTGAAACTGCTCACTGCTGTAAGAGGGGATCCAAACTGCAGACTGAAGAAACTCAG TGTGGACCATAATGAAGAGTGTTATTTGAAATCAGCACTCAAGAAAT ATGCCTGTGAGTTGACCCTGGACCCCaacacagcacacaatgacatgaCTCTATCTGAGAATAACAGGAAAGTGACACGGCTTGAAGACGAGCAGTCGTATCCTGATCACCCAGAAAGGTTTCTGTTCTGGAAACAAGTGCTGTGCAGAGAGCGTCtgactgggcgctgttactgggagATGGAGTGGAGAGGCCTAGAGGCTCACATAGGAGTGGCTTACCATGGACTTGACAGGCAAGGACGGGGTGATGAGTGTGGGCTTGGATACAATGACAATTCCTGGGCTCTCAGTTGTTATAAAAACTACTTCACTACCAGGCATGATAAGACTCCCACTACCATTCCTATCCCTCCTTCCAGCACCaacagagtaggagtgtatctggactggtcggccggcactctgtccttctatagtgtctcctctgacacactgacccacctgCACACATTCCACACCACATTCATTGAGCCACTCTACCTAGGA TTCGGCTTTGGTGTCATGATTCCGCAGTGTCCCTGTGCCAGATAG